One stretch of Nocardia mangyaensis DNA includes these proteins:
- a CDS encoding cytochrome P450: protein MPAPPRWSLLHGAAAGRDFEGYLRRRASQGDPFAVGFPGFPPVLFTGTAEGARELFRLPVELLEPPRPNPIEPMVGAASLILSSGPRHRADRALLAPALHGARVRELGEIIRAATLREVDIGCGAAGSWQPGGRIDALAAARAITLRVILTAAFGTDGDRSDEYAGAVTDFLGAFTTPLLVAPVLRRDIGGFGPWARFVVARERLDELILADVARRRRARPGASDRTGSGVSGDLLDLLLDTRYDDGSALTDAELCEQLRTLLVAGHETTATTLTWALYHLHRERGLLDRVVAELPSASGDPVEQARLPLLDAVCQETLRLHPPVPIVLRSIRQPCRWRGIDIEAGQTIGLAVGVLHSRPSTWPAPRLFHPDRFLDRKVSPFEFAPFGGGHRRCIGATLAEFELRVVLATLLTAVRLRLEPALALGARPRTVPRNLATAPNRAIHFTRMQ, encoded by the coding sequence ATGCCGGCACCGCCCCGCTGGTCATTGCTGCACGGTGCGGCCGCTGGACGCGATTTCGAGGGCTACCTGCGGCGACGCGCCTCGCAGGGTGATCCGTTCGCGGTCGGTTTCCCCGGGTTCCCGCCGGTGCTGTTCACCGGGACAGCCGAGGGCGCGCGTGAACTGTTCCGGCTGCCGGTCGAGTTGCTGGAACCGCCACGGCCCAATCCGATCGAACCGATGGTCGGCGCCGCTTCGCTCATCCTGAGTTCCGGCCCGCGTCACCGGGCAGATCGCGCCCTGCTCGCCCCCGCGCTACACGGTGCGCGGGTAAGGGAGCTGGGCGAAATCATCCGGGCCGCGACGCTGCGAGAGGTCGACATCGGCTGCGGCGCCGCGGGTTCCTGGCAGCCCGGCGGGCGAATCGACGCGCTCGCGGCGGCCCGTGCGATCACCCTGCGGGTCATCCTCACCGCGGCGTTCGGGACCGACGGGGATCGGAGCGACGAATACGCCGGTGCGGTCACCGATTTCCTCGGCGCGTTCACCACGCCGCTGCTGGTCGCGCCCGTATTGCGCCGCGACATCGGCGGTTTCGGACCGTGGGCGCGATTCGTCGTGGCCCGCGAGCGACTCGACGAGCTCATCCTCGCCGATGTCGCGCGACGTCGACGCGCTCGCCCCGGCGCCAGCGACCGCACTGGTTCCGGCGTCAGCGGCGACTTGCTCGACCTGCTGCTCGACACCCGTTATGACGACGGTTCCGCACTCACCGACGCCGAGTTGTGCGAGCAACTACGCACCCTGTTGGTCGCCGGGCACGAGACGACCGCGACCACTCTGACCTGGGCGCTCTACCACCTGCACAGGGAGCGTGGCCTGCTCGATCGGGTCGTCGCCGAACTGCCGAGCGCGTCCGGCGATCCCGTCGAGCAGGCCCGGCTGCCGCTGCTCGACGCGGTGTGTCAGGAGACCCTGCGCCTGCATCCGCCCGTGCCCATCGTGCTGCGCAGCATTCGGCAACCGTGTCGGTGGCGGGGGATCGACATCGAGGCAGGTCAGACGATCGGGTTGGCGGTTGGCGTGCTGCACAGCCGGCCGTCGACCTGGCCCGCGCCGAGGCTGTTCCATCCCGACCGCTTCCTCGATCGCAAGGTCTCGCCGTTCGAGTTCGCGCCCTTCGGCGGCGGACATCGCCGCTGCATCGGCGCCACGCTGGCCGAATTCGAGCTCCGTGTCGTGCTGGCAACCCTGCTGACCGCGGTCCGGTTGCGCCTCGAACCCGCTCTGGCCCTGGGCGCCCGGCCACGGACCGTGCCGCGGAATCTGGCCACCGCGCCGAATCGAGCGATCCACTTCACACGAATGCAGTGA
- a CDS encoding carbohydrate ABC transporter permease gives MFSRSAVQVNRTFAVRRKAAAVRSSPERVLPAPSGRGLRNRPWQDYALFGVLVVPNLALLTLFVYRPLADNIRLSFTDWNIADPIAKPIGFANYVEWWQRDDSWKIVSNTVIFTVAAVVVSMALGLALALLLDRKLFGRNVVRSAIFAPFVISGAAIGVAFQFIFDPSFGLVQDVLHRVGVEKVPDFYQDPRWALFMVTITYIWKNLGYTFVIYLAALQGVRAELMEAAEMDGASRWTTFTKVLLPQLRPTTFFLSITVLLNSLQVFDIINVMTRGGPLGNGTTTMVFQVYEESFRNFRAGYGATVATIMFLVLLVVTLIQVRVMDRGQR, from the coding sequence ATGTTCAGCAGGTCGGCGGTCCAGGTTAACCGGACGTTCGCCGTGCGCCGTAAAGCTGCCGCGGTGCGTAGCAGTCCAGAGCGGGTCCTCCCCGCCCCGAGCGGCCGCGGGCTGAGAAATCGCCCGTGGCAGGACTATGCGCTGTTCGGAGTGCTGGTCGTGCCGAACCTGGCGCTGTTGACGCTGTTCGTCTACCGGCCACTGGCCGACAACATCCGGCTCTCTTTCACCGACTGGAACATCGCCGACCCCATTGCGAAACCAATTGGTTTCGCAAATTACGTCGAGTGGTGGCAGCGCGACGATTCCTGGAAGATCGTCAGCAATACGGTGATATTCACCGTCGCCGCGGTCGTGGTGAGCATGGCGCTCGGTCTCGCGCTCGCGTTGCTGTTGGATCGGAAATTGTTCGGGCGCAATGTTGTTCGCTCCGCCATCTTCGCACCGTTCGTGATTTCGGGCGCGGCGATCGGGGTGGCTTTCCAATTCATCTTCGATCCGAGTTTCGGTCTGGTACAAGACGTGCTGCACCGCGTCGGCGTCGAGAAGGTGCCGGATTTCTATCAGGACCCGCGCTGGGCGCTGTTCATGGTGACGATCACCTACATCTGGAAGAACCTCGGCTACACCTTCGTGATCTACCTGGCCGCGCTGCAGGGCGTGCGCGCCGAGCTGATGGAAGCCGCCGAGATGGACGGCGCGAGCCGCTGGACCACCTTCACCAAAGTCCTGCTGCCCCAGCTGCGCCCGACGACGTTCTTCCTCTCGATCACGGTGCTGCTCAACTCGCTGCAGGTCTTCGACATCATCAACGTGATGACCCGCGGCGGGCCGCTGGGCAACGGCACCACGACCATGGTGTTCCAGGTCTACGAGGAGTCCTTCCGCAACTTCCGGGCCGGCTACGGCGCCACCGTCGCCACGATCATGTTCCTGGTACTGCTGGTGGTCACGCTGATCCAGGTCCGCGTGATGGATCGGGGCCAGCGATGA
- a CDS encoding ABC transporter ATP-binding protein: MATVQFDGVTHRYPGAETPAVDALDLDIADGEFLVLVGPSGCGKSTSLRMLAGLESVEAGSIRIGDRDVTGLPPRARDVAMVFQSYALYPNMTVAENMGFALRNAGMSKSDTLVRVREAAAMLELEPLLDRKPAKLSGGQRQRVAMGRAIVRRPQVFCMDEPLSNLDAKLRVSTRSQIAALQQRLGTTTVYVTHDQVEAMTMGHRVAVLRDGTLQQIASPRELYDDPVNTFVAGFIGSPGMNLLEAPVIDGHAVLDGLRIPVPRTVSGSRVVLGIRPEAWTVTTDPEGITVIAELLEELGAESFVYTHGAGTDWATRSGKIVVRVDRRFHTTLGETLHLRPTTEEIFFFDAETDLRIRTDRV, encoded by the coding sequence ATGGCGACAGTGCAGTTCGACGGTGTCACCCACCGCTACCCCGGTGCCGAGACCCCCGCCGTCGACGCGCTCGATCTCGACATCGCCGACGGCGAGTTCCTCGTGCTGGTCGGTCCGTCCGGCTGCGGCAAGTCGACGAGCCTGCGCATGCTGGCCGGGCTGGAATCGGTGGAGGCGGGGTCGATCCGGATCGGCGATCGTGACGTCACCGGGCTGCCGCCGCGCGCCCGCGATGTGGCGATGGTGTTCCAGAGCTACGCGCTCTATCCGAACATGACCGTCGCCGAGAACATGGGGTTCGCGCTGCGCAATGCCGGAATGAGTAAGTCCGACACGCTTGTTCGCGTGCGCGAGGCCGCGGCCATGCTGGAGCTGGAACCCTTGCTGGATCGCAAGCCGGCCAAGCTGTCCGGTGGGCAGCGTCAGCGTGTCGCCATGGGGCGCGCCATCGTGCGTCGCCCGCAGGTGTTCTGCATGGACGAGCCGCTGTCCAACCTGGACGCGAAACTGCGGGTGAGCACGCGGTCCCAGATCGCCGCGCTGCAACAGCGGCTCGGCACGACGACGGTCTACGTCACCCACGACCAGGTCGAGGCGATGACGATGGGTCATCGCGTCGCGGTCCTGCGCGACGGCACCCTGCAGCAGATCGCCTCTCCCCGTGAGCTCTACGACGACCCGGTCAACACCTTCGTCGCCGGTTTCATCGGCTCACCCGGCATGAATCTGCTCGAAGCCCCCGTCATCGACGGTCACGCGGTCCTCGATGGTCTACGAATCCCCGTGCCGCGCACAGTGTCCGGTTCCCGTGTAGTCCTCGGTATCCGACCAGAGGCCTGGACGGTCACCACCGACCCCGAAGGCATCACCGTCATCGCCGAACTCCTCGAAGAACTCGGCGCCGAATCCTTCGTCTACACCCACGGCGCGGGCACCGACTGGGCCACCCGCTCCGGCAAGATCGTCGTCCGCGTGGACCGCCGCTTCCACACCACCCTCGGCGAAACCCTCCACCTGCGCCCCACCACCGAAGAGATCTTCTTCTTCGACGCGGAGACCGACCTGCGGATTCGCACGGACAGGGTCTAG
- a CDS encoding MFS transporter, with amino-acid sequence MLATVLGSSMASLDATVVSVALPRIGESLDTDVAGLQWTVNGYTLTLASFILLGGSLGDRLGRRRVFVWGIVGFAITSLLCAAAVNIEMLVAARLLQGVAGALLTPGSLALISASIDRGDQGSAIGLWSGLGGVAGAFGPLLGGGLIDLVGWRAIFLLNVPLALVVGVVAIRSVPESRDPNAPARVDVPGAVIVALALGALTLGLIDAHPLLVVFGALALGGFVLVELRSPNPLVPPALFGSRVFTVANVVTLLVYAALGGVFFLLVLQLQLVSGYSPMASGAASLPVTVLMLVLSAPAGRWAQRHGPRIPLTVGPLLAAVGVFALQRIGPDANYLTDVLPGVLIFGLGLSALVAPLTGAVLAAVPVAEAGIASGVNNAVARTAQLLAVAALPGLAGLSGAFTDPAAFAVGFDTAMRWCALLLLLGGGLAAVLLRVPRQAAAPERVDCLPHCAGADGPALAPPDPQ; translated from the coding sequence ATGCTCGCCACCGTCCTCGGCTCCTCGATGGCGTCGCTGGACGCCACCGTCGTCTCGGTCGCGCTGCCACGCATCGGCGAGTCGCTGGACACCGACGTCGCGGGATTGCAGTGGACCGTCAACGGCTACACCCTCACCCTCGCCTCGTTCATCCTGCTCGGCGGCTCGCTCGGCGACCGGCTGGGCCGTCGGCGCGTGTTCGTCTGGGGGATCGTCGGATTCGCGATCACCTCGCTGCTGTGCGCGGCGGCGGTGAATATCGAGATGCTGGTCGCCGCGCGGCTGCTGCAGGGCGTCGCTGGTGCGCTGCTCACGCCGGGAAGTCTGGCGCTGATCTCGGCCTCGATCGATCGAGGTGATCAGGGCAGCGCGATCGGCCTGTGGTCGGGCCTGGGCGGGGTGGCCGGAGCGTTCGGGCCGCTGCTCGGCGGCGGGCTGATCGATCTCGTCGGCTGGCGCGCCATCTTCCTGCTCAATGTGCCGTTGGCGCTGGTCGTGGGTGTGGTCGCGATCCGGTCGGTGCCGGAGAGTCGTGATCCGAACGCGCCTGCGCGGGTGGATGTCCCGGGTGCGGTGATCGTGGCGCTCGCCCTCGGCGCGCTCACCCTGGGCCTGATCGACGCCCATCCCCTGCTGGTGGTGTTCGGCGCGCTCGCGCTCGGGGGGTTCGTCCTGGTGGAGCTGCGCAGCCCGAATCCGCTGGTGCCGCCCGCGCTGTTCGGCTCGCGGGTGTTCACCGTCGCGAACGTGGTGACGCTGCTCGTCTACGCCGCGCTGGGCGGGGTGTTCTTCCTGCTGGTTCTGCAATTGCAGCTGGTCTCGGGGTATTCACCGATGGCCTCGGGCGCGGCGAGCCTGCCGGTGACGGTGCTGATGCTGGTGCTCTCGGCCCCGGCGGGCCGCTGGGCACAACGGCACGGTCCGCGCATTCCACTGACCGTCGGCCCGCTGTTGGCCGCGGTCGGTGTGTTCGCGCTGCAACGGATCGGACCCGACGCGAACTATCTGACCGATGTGCTGCCGGGCGTGTTGATCTTCGGCCTCGGCCTGTCGGCGCTGGTCGCGCCGCTGACCGGCGCGGTCCTGGCGGCAGTGCCCGTCGCCGAGGCCGGAATCGCCTCGGGGGTGAACAACGCTGTCGCGCGGACCGCCCAGCTCTTGGCCGTGGCCGCGCTGCCCGGACTGGCCGGACTCTCCGGGGCGTTCACCGACCCGGCCGCCTTCGCGGTCGGCTTCGACACCGCCATGCGCTGGTGCGCGCTACTGCTTCTCCTCGGCGGGGGCCTCGCCGCGGTGTTGCTACGGGTACCGCGCCAGGCCGCCGCACCCGAGCGGGTGGACTGTCTGCCGCACTGCGCCGGGGCCGACGGCCCGGCGCTGGCACCTCCCGACCCACAGTGA
- a CDS encoding peptidase S1 family protein, protein MFSKLAKVASAAFAVALGAVLLGTGAGASQAQPGPPVLGGGSGIVIDDMFECTLTTVGNDSGGRLVGLTAGHCGDAGSRVAAEVNRGYGEIGRFVYSNAELDYAVIEFTPGRIIPVNRIGNVTITGLGGPAQFPTIVCKEGRTTGNTCGVSWGDVFQTQMETWSQMCVVEGDSGAPVVVGSTLVGMVNAYLAVACFGPEVGTNMTSIMDDINARGGPGAGYRPV, encoded by the coding sequence ATGTTCAGCAAACTCGCCAAGGTAGCCAGCGCTGCCTTCGCCGTCGCCCTCGGTGCAGTACTGCTCGGCACCGGGGCCGGCGCTTCGCAGGCACAACCAGGCCCACCGGTGCTCGGCGGCGGGTCCGGCATCGTCATCGACGACATGTTCGAGTGCACACTCACGACGGTCGGCAATGACAGCGGCGGCAGACTGGTCGGCCTGACCGCGGGCCACTGCGGCGACGCGGGCTCCCGGGTCGCCGCCGAAGTGAACCGTGGCTACGGCGAGATCGGCCGGTTCGTCTATAGCAACGCCGAACTCGACTACGCGGTCATCGAGTTCACGCCCGGCCGGATCATTCCGGTCAACCGGATCGGCAATGTCACCATCACCGGCCTCGGCGGGCCCGCGCAGTTCCCGACGATCGTGTGCAAAGAAGGCAGAACGACCGGCAACACCTGCGGCGTGAGCTGGGGTGATGTCTTCCAGACCCAGATGGAGACCTGGTCGCAGATGTGTGTGGTCGAAGGCGATTCCGGTGCGCCGGTCGTGGTCGGCTCGACGCTGGTCGGCATGGTGAACGCCTATCTGGCGGTCGCCTGTTTCGGTCCCGAGGTCGGCACGAACATGACCTCGATCATGGACGACATCAACGCGAGGGGTGGCCCGGGCGCGGGCTATCGCCCTGTGTGA
- a CDS encoding serine hydrolase domain-containing protein produces the protein MVAATAGDFGPLTRPGALVAPRQMLIDPRFIRLADHFFGMFPQPSRGGGALAVYLDGRPVVDVWAGWAAKDQRWHGDHVALTFSTGKGVAATVLHRLAERGLIDYEAPVAEYWPEFAAHGKADITVRDVLSHRAGLHRVRGLVPGREGILDYGAVVKALAESPADPRRIRTSGYHAITFGWLVAEIVQRVTGDPFTEVLRREVAQPLGIDEFWFQVPAGQRHRIAKIFPHLAPPGIRWNTASSVLSWVRPVRGLAEAGMPESFDELVRDPRVHDAVMPGWNGVFSARALARMYGALANEGVVYGGDAEHRPKSGNPAVSLLRPETVETINRTQQTESRDYVLGLPLRFTLGYHRPVLMTKQQPRNAFGHYGVGGSGAYADPDLRMSIAFVTNRLGNAVTALGDARLAKLAALAQGTARRLRTASATPDLDS, from the coding sequence ATGGTGGCAGCAACGGCGGGAGATTTCGGCCCACTGACCAGACCCGGCGCGCTCGTGGCGCCGCGCCAGATGCTCATCGATCCTCGCTTCATCCGGCTCGCCGACCATTTCTTCGGCATGTTCCCGCAACCGAGTCGTGGTGGGGGAGCGCTGGCGGTCTATCTCGACGGCCGACCGGTCGTGGATGTCTGGGCCGGTTGGGCGGCCAAGGATCAGCGCTGGCACGGCGACCACGTCGCACTCACCTTCTCCACCGGCAAGGGTGTGGCCGCCACGGTGCTGCACCGGCTGGCCGAACGCGGCCTCATCGACTACGAGGCGCCGGTAGCCGAGTACTGGCCGGAGTTCGCCGCGCACGGCAAAGCCGACATCACGGTGCGCGATGTGCTCTCGCACCGGGCCGGACTGCACCGGGTGCGCGGGCTGGTGCCGGGGCGCGAGGGCATTCTCGACTACGGCGCGGTGGTGAAGGCGCTGGCCGAGAGCCCCGCCGACCCCCGCCGCATCCGCACCTCCGGCTATCACGCGATCACCTTCGGCTGGCTGGTCGCCGAGATCGTGCAGCGGGTGACCGGTGATCCCTTCACCGAGGTCCTGCGCCGAGAAGTGGCTCAGCCGTTGGGAATCGACGAGTTCTGGTTCCAGGTCCCGGCCGGGCAGCGGCACCGGATCGCCAAGATCTTCCCGCACCTGGCCCCGCCGGGGATTCGCTGGAACACCGCGTCCTCGGTGCTGTCGTGGGTGCGGCCGGTGCGCGGGCTGGCCGAGGCGGGCATGCCGGAGAGTTTCGACGAGTTGGTCCGCGACCCGCGGGTGCACGACGCGGTGATGCCGGGCTGGAACGGAGTGTTCTCGGCGCGGGCGCTGGCCAGGATGTACGGCGCGCTCGCCAACGAGGGCGTGGTGTACGGCGGTGACGCCGAGCATCGTCCGAAGTCCGGGAACCCGGCGGTGTCGTTGCTGCGGCCGGAGACGGTCGAGACGATCAACCGCACCCAGCAGACCGAGAGCCGCGACTACGTCCTCGGCCTGCCGCTGCGGTTCACCCTCGGCTATCACCGACCGGTGCTGATGACCAAGCAGCAGCCGCGAAACGCGTTCGGCCACTACGGTGTCGGTGGCTCCGGCGCCTACGCCGACCCTGACCTGCGGATGTCGATCGCGTTCGTCACCAACCGGCTCGGCAATGCCGTCACCGCGCTCGGCGACGCCCGCTTGGCCAAGCTCGCCGCGCTCGCCCAGGGCACCGCGCGTCGCCTGCGCACCGCGTCGGCCACGCCTGACCTGGACAGTTGA
- a CDS encoding ABC transporter substrate-binding protein, producing MSTSRFPALSRRGFLGLTGGVAAGLALTACAGTGGSSGGSGDANTITFWSNHPGTSKELELELINRFQEKFPDLTVNLVDAGKNYEEVAQKFNAALTGGDLPDVVVLSDVWWFNYALSQAIEPLDGHFGAAGVQLDDYVDSLAADYLFDGKHYALPYARSTPLFYYNKDVWAQAGLPDRGPESWQEFDEWGPRLQSTVGDGKFAHAWGDAKNYLGWTFQGPNWTFGGAYSDEWALKFTEPGSIAAATYLRDSINVKKYAAIRPQIAVDFGTGVAASTIASTGDLTGIKKNADGKFEFGTAFLPHPNGPGVTTGGAGLAVPSRISDERKVNALKFIEFITNGPNTAYFTQGTGYMPVRKSAVNDPTEIEFLAKNPNSKVAIDQLAVSKSQDYARVFVPGADQIIGTGYEQIGLQNADPATVLAKVAADVQAIIDRQIMPKLPK from the coding sequence GTGTCCACTTCACGATTCCCGGCGCTGAGCCGCCGTGGCTTCCTCGGTCTGACCGGCGGCGTCGCCGCGGGCCTCGCGCTCACCGCGTGCGCGGGCACCGGCGGTTCGTCGGGTGGTTCCGGTGACGCGAACACCATCACCTTCTGGTCCAACCACCCCGGCACCTCCAAGGAGCTGGAACTGGAACTGATCAACCGGTTCCAGGAGAAGTTCCCCGACCTGACGGTGAACCTGGTCGATGCGGGCAAGAACTACGAGGAGGTGGCGCAGAAGTTCAATGCCGCGCTGACCGGTGGTGACCTGCCCGATGTCGTTGTGCTCTCGGATGTGTGGTGGTTCAACTACGCGCTGTCGCAGGCGATCGAGCCGCTCGACGGGCACTTCGGCGCCGCGGGCGTGCAGCTCGACGACTACGTCGACTCCCTCGCCGCCGACTACCTGTTCGACGGCAAGCACTACGCGCTGCCGTACGCCCGTTCGACCCCGCTGTTCTACTACAACAAGGACGTGTGGGCGCAGGCCGGGCTGCCCGATCGCGGCCCCGAGTCCTGGCAGGAGTTCGACGAGTGGGGCCCGCGACTGCAGAGCACCGTCGGCGACGGCAAGTTCGCGCACGCCTGGGGTGACGCCAAGAACTACCTGGGCTGGACCTTCCAGGGCCCGAACTGGACCTTCGGTGGCGCCTACTCCGACGAGTGGGCACTGAAGTTCACCGAGCCGGGCAGCATCGCCGCGGCCACCTACCTGCGTGACTCGATCAACGTCAAGAAGTACGCGGCCATCCGCCCGCAGATCGCGGTCGACTTCGGGACCGGCGTCGCCGCCTCGACCATCGCCTCCACCGGTGATCTGACCGGCATCAAGAAGAACGCCGACGGCAAGTTCGAGTTCGGCACCGCCTTCCTGCCGCATCCCAACGGGCCCGGCGTGACCACCGGTGGCGCCGGTCTGGCCGTGCCGTCGCGGATCTCCGACGAGCGGAAGGTCAACGCGCTCAAGTTCATCGAGTTCATCACCAACGGGCCCAACACCGCGTACTTCACGCAGGGCACCGGGTACATGCCGGTGCGCAAGTCGGCGGTCAACGATCCCACCGAGATCGAGTTCCTCGCGAAGAACCCCAACTCCAAGGTCGCGATCGACCAGCTCGCGGTGTCGAAGTCGCAGGACTACGCGCGCGTTTTCGTGCCCGGTGCCGACCAGATCATCGGCACCGGCTACGAGCAGATCGGCCTGCAGAACGCCGATCCCGCCACCGTGCTGGCGAAGGTGGCCGCGGACGTGCAAGCGATCATCGACCGCCAGATCATGCCCAAGCTGCCGAAGTAG
- a CDS encoding carbohydrate ABC transporter permease produces the protein MKHVGPQTLSYRRRERAVTALGYAAMVCVLILIGVPLFWILITSFKDRPDIYTQPAVYWPGSWHPENYGHATTTVPFWTFLRNSLIVTGAVSVVKFVLGVFSAFGLVFLRFPGKNIVFLVIIAALMVPNQITVISNYALIAQLGWRNTFQGIIIPLCGVAFGTFLMRNHFLSLPGEVIEAARMDGANWWRLLTRVVLPMSGPTMVAFAVVTLVNEWNEYLWPFLMADSTDVATLPVGLTLLQNTENPSVTNWGPVMAGTVLTMLPILIVFLALQRHMIKGLTSGAVKG, from the coding sequence ATGAAACACGTGGGACCGCAGACACTGTCGTACCGACGCCGCGAGCGCGCGGTGACCGCGCTCGGCTACGCGGCGATGGTGTGCGTGCTGATCCTGATCGGTGTTCCGCTGTTCTGGATCCTGATCACTTCGTTCAAGGACCGGCCCGACATCTACACCCAGCCCGCGGTGTACTGGCCGGGCAGCTGGCATCCGGAGAACTACGGACACGCCACCACCACGGTGCCGTTCTGGACCTTCCTGCGCAACTCGCTGATCGTCACCGGCGCGGTGTCGGTGGTGAAGTTCGTGCTCGGTGTGTTCAGCGCCTTCGGGCTGGTGTTCCTGCGCTTCCCTGGCAAGAACATCGTGTTCCTGGTGATCATCGCGGCGCTGATGGTGCCCAACCAGATCACCGTCATCTCCAACTACGCGCTGATCGCCCAGCTGGGCTGGCGAAACACCTTCCAGGGCATCATCATTCCGCTCTGCGGCGTCGCCTTCGGCACCTTCCTGATGCGCAACCACTTCCTGTCACTGCCCGGTGAGGTCATCGAGGCGGCCCGGATGGACGGCGCGAACTGGTGGCGGCTGCTGACCCGAGTGGTGCTGCCCATGTCGGGGCCGACGATGGTCGCGTTCGCGGTGGTCACGCTGGTCAACGAGTGGAACGAGTACCTGTGGCCGTTCCTGATGGCCGACTCCACCGATGTCGCGACCCTGCCGGTGGGCTTGACCCTGCTGCAGAACACCGAGAACCCCAGCGTCACCAACTGGGGGCCGGTGATGGCGGGCACCGTGCTGACCATGCTGCCGATCCTCATCGTCTTCCTCGCCCTGCAACGTCACATGATCAAAGGCCTCACCTCCGGTGCGGTCAAGGGTTGA
- a CDS encoding L,D-transpeptidase yields the protein MDEIPMHHEANTQQSHWLRRGLLLSAAFAATGALVVVPAQAEPTLPGFGSGSSQPALDQPPAQAPFAPPNINIADGETVGVAQPIIITFKEPVDDRAAAERAIKVTSSTNVPGNFYWTGTKQVRWKPAEFWPANTDVTVVAGGTSSSFHIGDAFIATVDDNTKMITVTVNGEVVKQMPTSLGKPGYETPNGTYIVGERLEKMTMDSSTYGVPVTDPEGYKIDVEYATRLSNSGIFVHAAPWSVGQQGYSNASHGCLNVSTENAKWFLENSRRGDAVIVSNTQGPTLSAGDGLGDWN from the coding sequence ATGGACGAGATACCTATGCACCACGAGGCAAATACGCAGCAATCCCACTGGCTGCGCCGGGGTCTGCTGCTGTCGGCGGCGTTCGCCGCGACCGGCGCCCTGGTCGTCGTGCCCGCGCAGGCCGAGCCGACCCTGCCGGGCTTCGGCTCCGGTTCCAGCCAGCCCGCGCTCGACCAGCCGCCGGCACAGGCGCCGTTCGCGCCGCCGAACATCAACATCGCCGACGGCGAGACCGTTGGTGTCGCGCAGCCGATCATCATCACGTTCAAGGAGCCGGTCGATGACCGCGCCGCCGCCGAGCGGGCCATCAAGGTCACCTCGAGCACGAACGTGCCGGGGAACTTCTACTGGACCGGCACCAAGCAGGTGCGTTGGAAGCCCGCCGAGTTCTGGCCCGCCAACACCGACGTCACCGTCGTCGCGGGCGGTACCTCCAGCTCGTTCCACATCGGTGACGCGTTCATCGCCACCGTGGACGACAACACCAAGATGATCACCGTGACCGTCAACGGTGAGGTCGTCAAACAGATGCCGACCTCGCTGGGCAAGCCCGGCTACGAGACCCCCAACGGCACCTATATCGTCGGCGAGCGGCTCGAGAAGATGACCATGGACTCCTCCACCTACGGCGTCCCGGTCACCGATCCCGAGGGCTACAAGATCGACGTGGAGTACGCGACGCGGCTGTCCAACAGCGGCATCTTCGTGCACGCCGCGCCGTGGTCGGTCGGCCAGCAGGGCTACTCCAACGCCAGCCACGGCTGCCTCAATGTGAGCACCGAGAACGCCAAGTGGTTCCTGGAGAACTCGCGCCGCGGCGACGCCGTGATCGTCAGCAACACCCAGGGCCCCACCCTCAGCGCCGGTGACGGCCTGGGAGACTGGAACTAG
- the lppU gene encoding LppU family putative lipoprotein — MFADLSLGRFVGAAAITVAAFVSAGCGGTIDGNAQPAIDVVPATSSAAPTTQSSTTTTSKPAPTSSRGGDTDFQASVGDCVVLGGTVDDATIEKASCGSRSSNYKVIGKARTSGECVSDSDNFYAESLDGIETGALCLDIDWVVGGCMDIGGSDPTRIDCAESGSDPVKVVAVLQDTDDIDDCPDPADSGGEYPERRFVVCLQSL, encoded by the coding sequence GTGTTTGCAGATCTGTCCCTCGGCCGGTTCGTCGGTGCTGCCGCCATCACGGTGGCCGCGTTCGTCTCGGCCGGATGCGGTGGCACCATCGACGGCAACGCCCAACCGGCGATCGACGTCGTCCCGGCCACCAGCAGTGCGGCACCGACCACCCAGTCGAGCACGACGACCACGAGCAAACCCGCCCCGACCTCGAGCCGCGGCGGCGACACCGATTTCCAGGCCAGTGTCGGCGATTGCGTCGTACTGGGCGGCACCGTCGACGACGCCACCATCGAGAAGGCCTCCTGCGGCAGCCGATCCTCGAACTACAAGGTCATCGGCAAGGCCAGGACCAGCGGCGAGTGCGTCAGCGACAGCGACAACTTCTACGCCGAGTCGCTCGACGGGATCGAGACGGGCGCCCTGTGTCTGGACATCGACTGGGTCGTCGGCGGCTGCATGGACATCGGCGGTAGCGACCCGACTCGCATCGACTGCGCCGAGTCCGGTTCCGATCCGGTCAAAGTCGTCGCGGTCCTGCAGGACACCGACGACATCGACGACTGCCCCGACCCCGCCGATTCCGGCGGCGAGTATCCCGAGCGTCGCTTCGTGGTCTGCTTGCAGAGCCTGTAG